The Calypte anna isolate BGI_N300 chromosome 23, bCalAnn1_v1.p, whole genome shotgun sequence genome has a segment encoding these proteins:
- the PPP1R8 gene encoding nuclear inhibitor of protein phosphatase 1 — protein MAANANPAGGGGLSLFECPSWAGKPPPGLHLDVVKGDKLIEKLIIDEKKYYLFGRNPDLCDFTIDHQSCSRVHAALVYHKHLKRVFLIDLNSTHGTFLGHIRLEPHKPQQIPIDSTVSFGASTRAYTLREKPQTLPSAVKGDEKMGSEDEELKGLLGLPEEETELDNLTEFNTAHNKRISTLTIEEGNLDIQRPKRKRKNSRVTFSDDDEIINPEDVDPSVGRFRNMVQTAVVPVKKKRLENPGSLTTDDSASRRMQNFPYSGGLYGGLPPTHNEAGSQSHGVHGTALIGGLPMPYPNLAPDVDLTPVVPSTVNMNPAPNPAVFNPEAVNEPKKKKYAKEAWPGKKPTPSLLI, from the exons ATGGCGGCGAACGCCAACccggcgggcggcggcggtCTCTCGCTCTTCGAGTGCCCCAGCTG GGCAGGAAAACCACCACCTGGCTTACATCTGGATGTTGTCAAAGGGGACAAACTCATTGAG AAACTCATCATTGATGAGAAGAAATACTATCTCTTTGGGAGAAATCCTGATCTGTGCGATTTTACCATTGACCACCAGTCTTGCTCTCGGGTCCATGCTGCCTTGGTCTATCACAAACATCTCAAGAGGGTTTTCCTCATAGATCTAAACAGCA CACATGGCACATTCTTGGGTCATATCCGTTTGGAACCTCATAAGCCCCAGCAGATACCCATCGATTCCACAGTTTCATTTGGTGCTTCCACACGGGCATATACCCTGCGAGAGAAGCCCCAGACACTGCCATCAGCAGTTAAAGGAGATGAGAAAATGGGCAGTGAAGATGAGGAGCTGAAGGGCTTGCTGGGCCTCCCCGAGGAGGAGACAGAACTTGAT AACCTGACGGAGTTTAATACAGCCCACAACAAAAGAATTTCCACACTGACCATTGAGGAAGGGAACTTGGATATTCAGAGACCAAAGAGAAAACGGAAGAACTCCAGAGTGACGTTcagtgatgatgatgaaatCATTAATCCAG aGGATGTGGACCCTTCTGTTGGGCGTTTCAGGAACATGGTACAGACAGCAGTAGTCCCTGTTAAG aaaaaacgACTGGAGAATCCAGGCTCATTGACCACAGATGACTCTGCATCACGACGTATGCAAAACTTTCCCTACAGTGGAGGATTATATGGTGGTTTGCCTCCCACTCACAATGAGGCAGGTTCCCAGTCCCACGGCGTCCATGGAACAGCGCTCATTGGTGGTCTGCCCATGCCCTACCCCAATCTTGCCCCAGATGTGGACTTAACTCCTGTTGTGCCCTCAACAGTTAACATGaacccagctccaaaccctgcTGTCTTTAATCCTGAAGCTGTGAATGAAcccaagaagaagaaatatgcAAAGGAAGCGTGGCCAGGCAAGAAGCCAACACCTTCCCTACTGATCTGA